One window of the Pseudomonas knackmussii B13 genome contains the following:
- a CDS encoding ABC transporter substrate-binding protein: MGCQAASVVFLNPGRANETFWVSYTQFMQAAASDLGMSLQVRYGERDTQKMLREAREVLQGTQRPDYLIFVNENYAGPEILRLSVGSGVRLFAVNSTLTADQQRIAGASRGRYPNWIGSLVADDEAAGYLMAKALLRQGEASGAPLQMLAFSGSKQTPASQFREQGMRRALAEYPQARLLQLVYAGWANERAYEQGLQLLKRYPQTRLVWSANDEMAFGAMRAAKQLGRVPGKDLLFSALNNSPEMLDSTVDGRVSVAATGHFSLGAWAMVLLHDYDAGVDFATHGGKDRQIPIFVLLDRRQAARMKANLARPGFGIDFRDFSLALHPERKRYEFSVQPLLR, encoded by the coding sequence ATGGGCTGCCAGGCGGCTTCGGTGGTCTTTCTCAACCCCGGGCGCGCCAACGAAACGTTCTGGGTCAGCTACACGCAATTCATGCAGGCCGCGGCGAGCGACCTGGGTATGTCGCTGCAGGTGCGCTACGGCGAACGCGATACCCAGAAGATGCTTCGCGAAGCCCGCGAAGTGCTGCAGGGGACGCAGCGTCCCGACTACCTGATCTTCGTCAACGAGAACTACGCCGGCCCGGAAATCCTGCGCCTATCGGTGGGCAGCGGTGTGCGCCTGTTCGCCGTGAACAGCACCCTGACCGCCGACCAGCAGCGCATCGCCGGCGCCAGCCGCGGGCGCTACCCGAACTGGATCGGCAGCCTGGTGGCCGACGACGAAGCGGCCGGCTACCTGATGGCCAAGGCGTTGCTGCGCCAGGGTGAAGCGAGCGGGGCACCGCTGCAGATGCTGGCGTTCTCCGGCAGCAAGCAGACACCCGCCTCGCAGTTCCGCGAGCAAGGCATGCGCCGGGCGCTGGCGGAGTATCCGCAGGCGCGGCTGTTGCAGTTGGTCTATGCCGGCTGGGCCAACGAGCGGGCCTACGAGCAGGGCTTGCAGCTGCTCAAGCGCTACCCGCAGACGCGGCTGGTCTGGTCGGCGAACGATGAGATGGCCTTCGGTGCCATGCGCGCGGCCAAGCAGCTCGGCCGCGTGCCGGGCAAGGACCTGCTGTTCAGTGCGCTGAACAACTCCCCGGAGATGCTCGACAGCACTGTCGATGGCCGCGTAAGCGTGGCGGCTACCGGCCACTTCAGCCTCGGTGCCTGGGCGATGGTGTTGCTGCATGACTACGATGCCGGAGTCGACTTCGCTACCCACGGCGGCAAGGATCGGCAGATACCGATCTTCGTTCTGCTCGACCGTCGCCAGGCCGCACGCATGAAGGCCAATCTCGCGCGCCCGGGCTTCGGTATCGACTTCCGCGACTTCAGCCTGGCGCTGCATCCGG